A DNA window from Gemmatimonadaceae bacterium contains the following coding sequences:
- a CDS encoding DinB family protein, whose translation MSTAIATALVAEFDQEIAITRRLLERTPAAAASWKPHPKSMALGQLACHLAEIPSWGGTMLQLAELDIAPVGGPPYTSPAFESVDALVALLDRNATEARAVLATMTDEEYQLPWTMLMGGQRVFTSPRIGVARTWVLNHLVHHRGQFSVYLRLQDVLLPGIYGPSADDPGSI comes from the coding sequence ATGTCCACCGCCATCGCCACCGCCCTCGTCGCCGAGTTCGACCAGGAAATCGCCATCACGCGCAGGCTCCTCGAGCGCACCCCGGCCGCCGCCGCCAGCTGGAAACCGCATCCCAAGTCGATGGCACTCGGCCAGCTGGCCTGCCACCTCGCGGAAATCCCGTCGTGGGGCGGGACGATGTTGCAACTGGCGGAACTCGACATCGCCCCCGTGGGCGGCCCGCCCTACACGTCGCCGGCCTTCGAGTCGGTCGATGCCCTCGTCGCCCTCCTCGACCGGAACGCGACCGAGGCACGAGCGGTCCTGGCCACGATGACCGATGAGGAATACCAACTCCCCTGGACGATGCTGATGGGCGGCCAGCGCGTCTTCACCAGCCCGCGCATCGGCGTCGCCCGGACCTGGGTGCTGAACCACCTGGTGCACCACCGCGGGCAGTTCTCGGTCTACCTTCGCCTGCAGGATGTCCTGCTCCCCGGGATCTATGGCCCGTCGGCCGACGATCCGGGTAGCATATAA
- a CDS encoding GNAT family N-acetyltransferase codes for MIRPVIRADATTWCALRTALWPEGPAEEHAMEIERFFWSAEAPAACLVAELEGDVVGFVELSIRSYAEGCETDRIGYLEGWYVAPAWRRRGIGRALVQAAEQWAQAQGCREFASDTLLDNAASQAAHQALGFTESERIVCYCKPLRAGAPPARTDTSARRPPFPP; via the coding sequence ATGATCCGCCCCGTCATCCGCGCCGACGCCACCACCTGGTGCGCCTTGCGCACGGCCCTCTGGCCCGAAGGCCCCGCCGAGGAACATGCGATGGAGATCGAACGCTTCTTCTGGTCCGCCGAGGCCCCGGCCGCATGCCTGGTCGCCGAGCTGGAGGGTGACGTGGTCGGCTTCGTCGAACTCTCCATCCGCAGCTATGCGGAAGGGTGCGAGACCGACCGGATCGGCTACCTCGAAGGGTGGTACGTCGCCCCGGCATGGCGCCGGCGCGGGATCGGGCGCGCGCTGGTGCAGGCGGCGGAGCAATGGGCGCAGGCGCAAGGCTGTCGCGAGTTTGCCTCCGACACCCTGCTCGACAACGCCGCCAGCCAGGCGGCCCACCAGGCGTTGGGCTTCACCGAGTCCGAGCGGATCGTGTGCTATTGCAAACCGTTGCGTGCCGGTGCGCCGCCGGCACGCACGGACACCTCCGCGCGCCGCCCTCCCTTCCCCCCGTGA